The Besnoitia besnoiti strain Bb-Ger1 chromosome IV, whole genome shotgun sequence genome contains a region encoding:
- a CDS encoding hypothetical protein (encoded by transcript BESB_053790), with protein sequence MAEGRRVFFALKRVSAGEGDAVAARWSRFEGRSGGSRARLCEGLLRCRVKAASRCDSNVAAATQTGEAGRGRIEPPRTRRRLRKKGEEAACRAAQAHAA encoded by the coding sequence ATGGCTGAGGGGCGACGCGTCTTCTTTGCGCTGAAGCGAGTCAGCgcaggagaaggcgacgcggtcgcggcgcgctggtCGCGGTTCGAGGGGAGGAGCGGAGgaagtcgcgcgcggctctgcgaggGGCTGCTACGCTGCCGTGTGAAAGCGGCAAGCAGATGCGACAGCAACGTTGCCGCGGCAACACAGACAGGCGAAGCCGGGAGAGGGCGGATAGAGcccccgcggacgcggcgccgcttgcgcaagaagggcgaggaggcggcctgccgcgccgcgcaggcgcatgcggcaTGA